The Chryseolinea soli genome contains a region encoding:
- a CDS encoding choice-of-anchor tandem repeat GloVer-containing protein: MKKVTLSLTLCLLLVCIVVSHAQHEFYTSSSNTYGVNNNSYAGALIKFDSTFAHGNRLHQFDKVTGGNAKGSVIQATNGKLYGLTFYGGTNDLGVLYEYDPTIDSLEVKQSLNQRPGYSLVQASNGKLYFITGGAGGYLMEYDIATNILTSLKYLPYPEAPKGSLTEVKGKLYGVEAIGGPLSWGRMYEYTLATGAFRYVYNFGVASGNQPQESPVLFPDNGLLYGVNHTVPNGTVGSSGAIYSFNSATSAYVALLNIPDAIGLGAFLTVAPNHKIYGLSFQGGTDASGNHFGSIFEYTPATNSIRLVHSLGVQADGSLTGSGYTLGGLTLAANGKMYGVSASHIFCFDYLTDKVTAVIQTSLFSELGFDINANGFLKEICRKPSYTYFKNKVVALCAGDPFSYSVQSDNARTYAWKKDGTLLPSQTTSTLLFASVTPADIGTYTCVMTNYCGTTETIGSIQLTVTTPPTPVITATGITTFCEGSSVLLTSTLTGTWSTGETGTALLVTSSGNYSMIYTGTCGPTLSNVIAVTVNPVPFVTTQPIDRSILTGDNASFTVATGASPANYQWQINDGSGFEDLPDGAPYSGAKTPTLNLAGAEVSQNGYTYRCVISQGDCSDTSNAATLYVTTPEIPVITAMGLTTFCEGGSVWLTSTLDGTWNNGKTGKSLLVTEAGSYSITHFAPTGSTVSNSIVVTVNPAPAIVTQPVDRSVVTGDNTSFTITTEASPVGYQWQMDDGSGFVDLSDLAPYSGVMTQTLKVTGAEVAQDGYAYRCVISQGDCSDTSAVASLAVKVPLGVAESPGKKSLELYPNPAAETVYFVLEDRLVVQRLKVKNTLGQVIYDGNSRDPQIPVGGFAKGIYTVEVMTHDDTFVGRFVKD, translated from the coding sequence ATGAAAAAAGTTACCCTCTCGTTAACGTTGTGTCTATTGCTAGTATGTATCGTTGTAAGTCATGCTCAACACGAATTCTACACCAGCTCGTCCAACACCTATGGCGTCAATAACAACAGCTATGCTGGTGCATTGATAAAGTTTGATTCGACGTTCGCGCACGGCAACCGCCTGCACCAATTCGACAAGGTGACCGGCGGCAACGCAAAGGGTTCCGTGATCCAGGCCACCAATGGCAAACTCTATGGGTTGACGTTCTATGGCGGAACGAACGACCTGGGTGTTTTATATGAATACGATCCCACCATCGACTCCCTGGAAGTGAAACAGAGTCTGAATCAACGTCCCGGATACAGCCTGGTGCAAGCCAGCAACGGGAAGCTATACTTCATTACCGGTGGAGCCGGTGGCTATCTGATGGAATACGATATCGCCACCAACATCCTTACGTCATTAAAGTACCTGCCTTATCCAGAGGCGCCCAAAGGCAGTCTTACCGAGGTAAAGGGTAAATTATATGGTGTAGAAGCCATTGGCGGCCCCTTGTCCTGGGGCCGGATGTATGAATACACCCTGGCGACCGGAGCGTTTCGATATGTGTATAATTTTGGGGTAGCCAGTGGAAACCAGCCGCAGGAAAGTCCGGTGTTGTTTCCCGACAATGGGTTGCTTTATGGCGTTAATCATACTGTTCCGAACGGCACCGTAGGCAGTTCCGGCGCGATCTATAGCTTTAATTCGGCCACCAGCGCATACGTTGCTTTGCTCAACATCCCCGATGCCATCGGCCTGGGTGCTTTTCTTACGGTGGCACCCAATCATAAAATTTACGGGCTCAGCTTCCAAGGTGGAACCGATGCGAGTGGCAATCACTTCGGGTCCATCTTCGAATATACACCGGCCACCAACAGCATACGCCTGGTCCACAGTTTGGGCGTCCAGGCCGATGGCTCACTCACCGGTTCGGGCTACACGCTGGGAGGCCTAACCCTGGCCGCCAACGGAAAAATGTATGGCGTGAGTGCCTCCCATATTTTCTGCTTCGACTACCTGACGGATAAAGTAACCGCCGTCATCCAAACCTCCTTGTTCAGTGAACTCGGTTTCGACATCAACGCCAACGGATTTCTGAAAGAGATCTGCCGCAAGCCTTCCTATACTTATTTCAAAAACAAAGTTGTGGCCTTGTGTGCCGGCGATCCGTTTTCTTATTCCGTGCAAAGCGACAATGCCCGCACCTATGCCTGGAAAAAAGATGGCACGCTACTGCCCTCACAGACCACGAGCACATTGCTTTTTGCGTCCGTTACCCCTGCCGACATCGGAACGTATACTTGCGTAATGACAAATTATTGTGGCACGACCGAAACGATCGGTTCCATTCAACTGACGGTGACCACACCACCCACGCCGGTGATCACGGCAACAGGTATCACCACATTTTGTGAAGGCAGCAGTGTGTTGCTTACCAGTACACTGACCGGCACATGGAGTACAGGAGAAACCGGAACCGCGCTGTTGGTGACCTCCAGCGGAAATTATTCAATGATCTACACGGGCACCTGCGGCCCAACGCTTTCGAACGTGATCGCCGTGACCGTGAATCCCGTTCCTTTTGTCACCACACAACCCATTGACCGATCGATCCTAACCGGAGACAATGCCTCTTTTACAGTGGCCACAGGAGCATCTCCGGCAAATTATCAATGGCAAATAAACGACGGCTCAGGTTTTGAGGATCTGCCAGACGGAGCGCCATATTCAGGTGCCAAGACGCCAACGTTGAATTTGGCGGGCGCGGAAGTGTCTCAAAACGGGTATACCTATCGCTGTGTGATTTCGCAAGGCGATTGTTCCGACACATCGAACGCCGCCACCCTGTACGTGACAACCCCGGAGATACCTGTGATTACGGCGATGGGGCTGACCACATTTTGTGAGGGCGGCAGCGTATGGCTTACGAGCACGCTGGACGGCACATGGAACAACGGAAAAACCGGTAAATCTTTGTTGGTGACTGAAGCAGGAAGCTATTCTATTACTCATTTCGCACCCACAGGATCAACCGTTTCCAATAGCATCGTCGTCACCGTGAATCCCGCTCCCGCCATCGTCACACAACCGGTTGACCGATCGGTTGTGACGGGTGACAACACCTCTTTTACTATTACGACAGAAGCATCGCCGGTCGGCTATCAATGGCAAATGGATGATGGTTCGGGGTTTGTGGATCTGTCAGACCTGGCGCCGTATTCCGGGGTCATGACCCAGACGTTGAAAGTTACCGGTGCGGAAGTTGCTCAAGACGGGTATGCCTATCGTTGTGTGATTTCCCAGGGCGATTGTTCCGACACATCGGCTGTGGCGTCGCTTGCCGTGAAGGTACCTTTGGGGGTCGCGGAATCGCCGGGGAAGAAATCTTTGGAGCTGTATCCCAATCCGGCTGCTGAAACGGTCTACTTCGTACTGGAAGACAGATTGGTTGTTCAACGGCTCAAAGTGAAAAATACACTGGGACAGGTGATCTACGATGGCAATTCACGTGATCCTCAAATCCCCGTCGGTGGTTTTGCAAAGGGAATTTATACCGTTGAGGTGATGACCCATGACGATACGTTTGTTGGACGTTTTGTAAAGGATTAA
- a CDS encoding family 43 glycosylhydrolase yields MSTIIPSPLSMPTRIKILLLFLLTPAFFACSSDETPLSWSTWVANDSPVFQGQFPLVGDPSVINENGSYRMFYTGFDPNRTPQGPEICQATSTDGLNWTNVDVNDPVEGRMLYANSTAWSNAHETCFALKFNNGYFLYFVGYQDTGGGVFKSGPVSLGLATSADAKNFEAQPNPVVISSPQGFDRDALDSPSIIHYQDSLFMLYTGYCFTSCGPVAARLLAATSADGVTWFKKSTPVIDASEIAWAPKGVAEAEIVEGPDHFYYLFMTSVDEPHVIGVAKGKTPFGPWEVNPTPIVKADKSFSSRGAVAPGVVIENNRVRLWYHGFTSDKIQIGYAESAWPITN; encoded by the coding sequence ATGTCCACCATCATTCCAAGCCCCCTCAGCATGCCGACACGAATAAAAATCCTTCTCCTTTTTCTTCTTACCCCGGCATTTTTTGCCTGTTCCTCAGACGAAACGCCCCTCTCCTGGTCGACCTGGGTTGCAAATGACTCGCCTGTATTTCAAGGACAATTCCCCTTAGTAGGTGATCCTTCCGTGATAAATGAAAATGGAAGCTACCGAATGTTCTACACCGGTTTCGACCCCAACCGCACACCCCAAGGCCCCGAGATTTGCCAGGCTACTTCGACGGACGGTCTAAACTGGACAAACGTGGACGTGAACGATCCGGTCGAAGGCAGGATGTTGTATGCCAACAGCACCGCGTGGAGCAATGCCCACGAAACATGCTTTGCACTAAAATTCAACAACGGTTATTTTCTTTATTTTGTAGGCTACCAGGATACGGGTGGCGGCGTATTTAAATCCGGTCCGGTAAGTCTCGGGCTGGCCACATCGGCGGACGCCAAAAATTTTGAAGCTCAACCTAATCCTGTAGTGATAAGTTCGCCCCAGGGATTTGATCGCGACGCGTTGGATAGTCCTTCCATTATTCACTACCAGGATTCTCTCTTCATGCTATACACGGGGTATTGTTTCACCTCCTGTGGCCCGGTGGCGGCGCGTCTCCTAGCGGCAACTTCCGCTGATGGTGTCACCTGGTTTAAAAAAAGCACGCCCGTCATCGACGCGTCGGAAATTGCGTGGGCGCCGAAGGGTGTCGCCGAGGCTGAAATCGTCGAAGGCCCTGACCATTTCTATTATTTGTTTATGACCTCCGTCGACGAGCCCCATGTGATCGGCGTGGCCAAAGGCAAAACACCGTTTGGCCCATGGGAAGTGAATCCCACACCCATCGTCAAAGCTGATAAATCATTTTCTTCGCGAGGTGCCGTGGCGCCCGGTGTGGTTATTGAAAACAATCGCGTCAGACTTTGGTATCATGGTTTTACGTCCGATAAAATTCAAATAGGATACGCGGAATCAGCATGGCCCATAACGAATTGA
- a CDS encoding ABC transporter permease, translating to MFRNYLKVTFRTLLKSKAFSFINILGLTIGISTCILITLYVLDELSYDRFHAKAGRIFRLTELLHLPREVRPQTVTSPPMGPALLQNFPEVQKIVRLNKSSRQLAYGDAKFPDTHIWYADSALFQIFTFPMIKGNPDKALTEPYSVVLTEKAAKRYFGNTDPLGKTMALSDTITLTVTGLIADVPVNSHIQFDVLMSRSTITAMSNQPEDNWFNNGYYTYLLLPDGYDHKQLEAKFPAFLEKQMAEEKKNSGMWYDFVLQPLPSIHLHSTTPYDMGPNGNIKYVYIFSIIAILVLLIACANYVNLATARSVNRAKELGMRKVIGARRGQLIVQLLGESFLLTCIAFILAMAIVIAALPPFNTLTGKTMSVWILLRPEVITTVIVIFLLIGILAGAYPALLMSSFSPIKTMKNYARQGKESNLLRKGLVVFQFSMSIMLIAGTILIFRQVEFMQTQNLGIDKEQTLQLSMRSSIQSKYKLISEEMAKAPGVLNTTVTSFTFSDDMSNIAMLPEGAQDNEITSEATISVDADFIPNFRIPVLAGRNFSRDIATDETEAFIVNESAVKQFNWGSPEGAIGKKIDWGLGKKGKVIGVVKDFNFSSLHLKIEPLIIHIVPDWYSYITLKIKGDDVPATVSRIEHQWKQLGLDSPFRYTFMDQDFQKLYQAEQQTQTIIGCLASLAIFIASLGLFGLAAFMAEQRTKEIGVRKVLGATVTSIIALLSKDFLKLIAFAIVIAVPVAWYAAGQWLNSFAYRIEISWWIFAIAGLASIAIALITVSFQSIRAAVANPVNSLRNE from the coding sequence ATGTTCCGGAATTATCTCAAAGTCACGTTCCGCACCCTCTTGAAAAGCAAAGCGTTCAGCTTTATCAACATCCTGGGACTTACCATCGGGATCAGCACTTGCATTCTCATCACACTGTATGTGCTGGATGAGTTGAGCTATGACCGGTTTCATGCGAAGGCCGGTCGCATCTTCCGGCTAACGGAGCTGCTACACCTTCCCCGCGAAGTGCGGCCACAGACGGTGACCTCTCCCCCGATGGGTCCGGCATTGTTGCAGAATTTTCCGGAAGTACAAAAAATAGTGCGCCTCAATAAAAGCAGTCGGCAGTTGGCGTATGGCGATGCGAAATTTCCTGATACGCACATCTGGTATGCGGATTCTGCGCTGTTCCAGATCTTCACCTTCCCCATGATCAAGGGAAATCCGGACAAGGCTTTGACAGAACCTTACTCCGTCGTGCTCACTGAAAAAGCAGCGAAGCGTTATTTCGGTAACACCGATCCCCTGGGAAAGACCATGGCCTTGTCGGACACGATCACGCTCACCGTCACCGGCCTCATCGCCGATGTTCCCGTAAACTCCCACATCCAGTTCGACGTGCTCATGTCGCGTTCTACGATCACGGCCATGAGCAACCAACCGGAGGACAACTGGTTCAACAACGGCTACTACACTTACCTCCTTCTTCCCGACGGATATGATCACAAGCAACTCGAAGCGAAGTTCCCCGCCTTCCTGGAAAAACAAATGGCCGAGGAAAAGAAGAACAGCGGCATGTGGTATGATTTTGTTCTTCAACCCCTCCCCTCCATCCACCTGCATTCCACCACACCCTATGACATGGGGCCGAATGGCAACATCAAATACGTATACATCTTTTCGATCATTGCCATCCTGGTGTTACTCATCGCTTGTGCAAACTACGTGAACCTGGCCACGGCCCGGTCGGTGAACCGCGCCAAAGAACTGGGCATGCGCAAAGTGATCGGCGCACGACGCGGCCAGTTGATCGTGCAATTGCTGGGCGAATCGTTCCTGCTCACGTGCATTGCCTTCATTCTGGCGATGGCCATTGTTATCGCGGCGCTCCCGCCCTTCAACACGTTAACCGGAAAGACCATGAGCGTCTGGATCCTGCTGCGGCCGGAGGTGATCACCACGGTGATCGTCATCTTCTTGCTCATCGGCATCTTGGCTGGAGCTTACCCGGCCTTGCTCATGTCGTCGTTCTCGCCGATCAAAACCATGAAGAACTATGCGCGCCAGGGGAAAGAAAGCAACCTGCTGCGCAAAGGATTGGTCGTGTTCCAGTTCTCGATGTCGATCATGCTCATCGCCGGCACGATCCTGATCTTCCGCCAGGTGGAATTCATGCAAACCCAAAATCTCGGCATCGACAAGGAGCAGACCCTGCAACTTTCCATGCGAAGTTCTATCCAATCAAAATATAAGCTCATCAGCGAAGAGATGGCGAAAGCACCGGGTGTGCTGAACACGACCGTGACGAGCTTTACCTTTAGCGACGACATGAGCAACATTGCCATGCTTCCCGAAGGCGCGCAGGATAACGAGATCACCTCGGAAGCAACGATCAGCGTAGACGCCGATTTCATCCCGAACTTCCGGATCCCCGTGCTGGCCGGAAGGAATTTCTCCCGCGACATCGCCACCGACGAAACCGAGGCGTTCATCGTGAACGAGTCGGCCGTCAAGCAGTTCAACTGGGGATCGCCCGAAGGGGCTATTGGAAAAAAAATCGACTGGGGTCTCGGAAAAAAGGGAAAGGTGATCGGGGTGGTGAAAGACTTTAATTTTTCCTCGCTGCACCTGAAGATCGAACCGCTCATCATTCACATCGTTCCTGACTGGTACAGCTACATTACCCTGAAGATCAAAGGCGACGATGTACCGGCCACCGTGAGCCGTATCGAACATCAGTGGAAACAACTCGGACTCGACAGTCCCTTCCGCTATACGTTCATGGACCAGGATTTTCAAAAGCTTTACCAGGCCGAACAACAAACGCAGACCATTATCGGGTGCCTGGCATCGCTCGCCATTTTCATTGCCAGCCTCGGGCTGTTCGGATTGGCCGCCTTCATGGCCGAGCAGCGGACCAAAGAGATCGGCGTGCGCAAAGTGCTCGGCGCCACGGTGACCAGTATCATTGCGTTGCTCTCAAAAGATTTTCTGAAGCTCATCGCTTTTGCTATCGTCATCGCCGTGCCGGTGGCCTGGTATGCCGCGGGGCAGTGGTTGAACAGCTTTGCCTATCGCATTGAAATATCGTGGTGGATATTCGCCATTGCGGGTCTGGCTTCGATCGCGATCGCCCTGATCACCGTAAGCTTCCAGTCCATCAGGGCAGCCGTTGCCAACCCCGTGAATTCCTTGCGGAACGAATAG